A genomic stretch from Telmatocola sphagniphila includes:
- the cysW gene encoding sulfate ABC transporter permease subunit CysW yields MEAKAQDVRDIVPYAKRRSSDPLLVRIVLIGLTFGIVGILVVVPLISVFVQAFSRGMLVYWKNITADPDTRHAIFLTLMVVPVAVAMNLIFGVAAAWTIARFRFPGRTILTTLIDLPFSVSPVVAGLVFVLLFGLQTPMGAWLREHGYQIIFAPPALVLTTAFVTFPFIARELIPVLEAVGSEEEIAARSLGASGWEMFFRITLPNIKWGLLYGVILCNARAMGEFGAVYVVSGRIASQTDTMPLRIEKLFQEYNTPAAFAVASVLTMLSLVTLLIKVGVERKLRQEKSRNSNLALKA; encoded by the coding sequence ATGGAAGCTAAAGCTCAAGATGTCCGCGATATTGTGCCGTATGCCAAGCGGCGATCGAGTGATCCCCTGCTTGTCCGAATTGTCCTTATCGGACTAACCTTCGGCATCGTCGGCATTCTGGTGGTGGTGCCGTTGATCAGCGTGTTCGTGCAAGCCTTTAGCCGGGGTATGCTGGTCTACTGGAAAAATATCACCGCCGATCCCGATACCCGCCATGCCATTTTTCTGACGCTGATGGTGGTTCCCGTGGCCGTGGCCATGAACCTGATATTCGGTGTGGCCGCGGCCTGGACCATCGCCCGCTTTCGTTTCCCCGGCCGAACGATTCTCACCACACTCATCGACCTGCCCTTCTCGGTCTCACCCGTAGTGGCAGGGCTGGTTTTTGTGCTGCTGTTCGGTTTGCAGACGCCGATGGGGGCCTGGCTCCGCGAGCATGGCTATCAGATTATTTTCGCTCCCCCCGCTTTAGTTCTCACCACCGCGTTTGTGACTTTTCCTTTCATCGCCCGGGAATTGATCCCGGTCCTGGAGGCCGTGGGAAGCGAGGAAGAAATCGCCGCCCGTAGCCTTGGGGCTTCAGGTTGGGAAATGTTCTTTCGCATCACTCTGCCGAATATCAAATGGGGCTTGCTTTATGGAGTAATTCTCTGCAACGCACGAGCGATGGGAGAATTTGGGGCGGTCTATGTCGTATCGGGGCGAATCGCTTCGCAGACGGATACCATGCCTTTACGCATAGAAAAGCTCTTCCAGGAATATAACACTCCGGCGGCCTTCGCCGTGGCCAGCGTTCTGACCATGCTTTCTCTGGTCACCCTGTTGATTAAAGTCGGCGTGGAACGAAAATTACGGCAGGAGAAATCCCGTAACAGTAATCTCGCGCTCAAGGCTTAG
- the cysT gene encoding sulfate ABC transporter permease subunit CysT, with product MSSANRNILPGYSLGLGYTVSYLSLLVLIPLLACFLKASELGVRDFIAAVWTPRAIAAYKLTFSLSLIAALVNTVLGLIVAWSLVRYEFPLKRVIDALVDVPFALPTAVAGLVYASLYVKDGWFGQFLVPLGIEGAYSQFGIVLVLIFTGFPFVVRTVQPVLEEIDSEVEEAAGILGADRWQSFRRVLLPTLIPPALTGFTLAFARSIGEYGSVVFISSNIPSKTEIAPSLIVARLEEFSYREAAAIAVVLLSFSFLLLVTINLLERWSKRHGS from the coding sequence TTGAGTTCAGCCAATCGAAATATACTGCCCGGCTACTCGCTCGGCCTGGGTTACACGGTTTCCTATCTCAGTCTGTTAGTCCTCATTCCTTTGCTGGCCTGCTTTCTCAAAGCTTCGGAATTGGGAGTTCGAGATTTCATCGCGGCGGTCTGGACTCCCCGAGCGATTGCTGCTTACAAGCTGACCTTCAGCCTGTCTCTGATTGCCGCACTGGTCAACACGGTCTTGGGTCTGATTGTCGCCTGGTCTCTCGTGCGGTATGAATTTCCATTAAAACGCGTGATCGATGCCCTGGTGGATGTGCCCTTCGCCCTGCCGACCGCCGTGGCGGGCCTGGTCTACGCCAGCCTGTATGTGAAGGATGGCTGGTTTGGTCAGTTTTTAGTTCCACTGGGAATTGAAGGAGCGTATTCTCAATTCGGCATCGTGCTGGTTTTGATATTCACCGGCTTTCCTTTCGTCGTGCGAACGGTGCAACCGGTGCTCGAAGAAATCGACAGCGAAGTGGAAGAAGCGGCGGGCATTCTCGGCGCGGACCGCTGGCAGAGCTTCCGGCGGGTGCTCCTGCCAACTCTGATCCCCCCTGCTCTGACCGGTTTCACGCTCGCCTTCGCCCGGTCTATTGGGGAATATGGCTCGGTGGTGTTCATTTCCAGCAACATCCCTTCCAAAACGGAGATTGCCCCATCCCTCATCGTGGCTCGGCTCGAAGAATTCTCCTACCGGGAAGCGGCAGCCATCGCCGTCGTGCTGTTGAGTTTCTCGTTTCTTTTGCTGGTCACGATCAATCTTCTGGAACGCTGGAGCAAACGGCATGGAAGCTAA
- a CDS encoding sulfate ABC transporter substrate-binding protein — translation MTRKIILGLLALYLLGSTLWILASGVVRTTSEIQLLNVACDPTRELWKDINERFIRKFAEEKGQKVSIRQSHGGSGSQARAVIDGLDADVITLALWSDTDAVRKAGLIEPGWEDRLPNRSLPYVSTIVFVVRKGNPKGIKDWSDLTKSDISVITPNPKTSGNGKWSFLAAWGAILKQGGTENDALDFVTRLYKNVPVLDAAARGATMTFATKKIGDVHLTWENEAYLEAQEAKGELEIIYPKTSILAEPHVAVVDANVIRKKTKVVAEEYLKFLYTEEAQEVIAQHFYRPTNEKIWKRYTDRFPPIDLFPSTLIAPNWDAIQKKFFAENGVFDGIYARP, via the coding sequence ATGACACGCAAAATTATCCTCGGCCTACTGGCGCTCTACCTCCTCGGGTCCACTCTGTGGATCCTCGCTTCCGGGGTGGTTCGAACCACGTCGGAAATTCAACTGCTGAATGTCGCCTGCGATCCCACCCGGGAATTGTGGAAAGACATCAACGAGCGGTTTATCCGTAAATTCGCCGAGGAAAAAGGGCAAAAAGTCTCGATCCGCCAGTCGCACGGCGGTTCGGGCAGCCAGGCCCGTGCCGTGATCGACGGCCTCGATGCCGACGTGATTACACTCGCCTTGTGGTCGGATACCGATGCCGTTCGCAAGGCCGGTCTGATCGAACCGGGCTGGGAGGATCGGCTGCCGAATCGATCGCTTCCCTATGTTTCGACGATCGTTTTTGTGGTGCGAAAAGGGAATCCCAAAGGCATCAAAGACTGGTCGGACCTGACGAAGTCGGACATCAGCGTCATCACTCCCAATCCCAAGACTTCCGGGAATGGCAAATGGAGCTTTCTGGCTGCCTGGGGGGCGATTCTCAAACAGGGGGGCACGGAAAACGATGCTCTCGATTTCGTCACCCGACTCTACAAAAATGTACCTGTTCTGGACGCCGCCGCGCGTGGAGCGACGATGACGTTTGCGACCAAAAAGATCGGCGATGTCCATCTCACCTGGGAAAACGAAGCGTATCTGGAAGCGCAGGAAGCGAAGGGCGAACTGGAAATCATCTATCCGAAAACCAGCATTCTGGCCGAACCGCATGTGGCCGTTGTGGATGCTAACGTGATTCGAAAAAAGACCAAAGTGGTGGCCGAGGAATATTTGAAATTCCTCTACACGGAAGAGGCCCAGGAAGTGATTGCCCAGCACTTCTATCGGCCGACCAACGAGAAAATCTGGAAGCGCTATACCGATCGCTTCCCGCCAATCGACCTTTTTCCTTCCACCCTGATCGCCCCAAACTGGGATGCGATTCAGAAGAAGTTCTTTGCCGAGAACGGCGTGTTCGATGGAATCTATGCCCGGCCCTGA
- a CDS encoding superinfection immunity protein, with protein MSNDHLKLMRVIMALSIVGGLCLCAATLDRVGYTSSNRGINIVLPFGQTFPLNNSMPNTNSIELDRTVVLIICGLWLLAYWLPALIAHCRHHPNEVLIFWINLLLGITGIGWLAALGWALVDGGKPQQVVLIQPPTEGKERGE; from the coding sequence ATGTCGAATGATCACCTGAAGCTGATGCGAGTAATTATGGCATTATCGATCGTGGGCGGGCTATGCCTTTGCGCCGCGACTTTGGATCGAGTCGGTTACACATCTTCCAATAGAGGAATTAATATTGTTCTGCCTTTTGGCCAGACGTTTCCATTGAACAATTCGATGCCGAACACAAACTCAATCGAATTGGATCGGACAGTAGTACTGATCATTTGTGGGCTCTGGTTGCTAGCCTACTGGCTCCCTGCTCTGATCGCACATTGCAGACATCACCCCAATGAAGTGCTTATCTTTTGGATTAATCTCCTGTTAGGGATAACCGGAATCGGTTGGTTGGCCGCGTTGGGTTGGGCGCTAGTGGATGGAGGCAAGCCGCAACAAGTAGTCCTGATTCAGCCCCCGACTGAAGGAAAAGAGAGAGGGGAGTAG
- a CDS encoding GNAT family N-acetyltransferase, whose protein sequence is MHDFEIKRLNYSPEICDQLAEILVEVVANNGSVTFLHPLPLQQARTFWENSFRAAERQERIILAACDRGKILGTVTLQLDCAPNQPHRGEIAKMMTLPICRGRGIAKALLLEAEKLAREHQKTLLVLDTAADGGASGLYEKVGYILAGSIPDFALKPLGGYTATKIYWKKLD, encoded by the coding sequence ATGCACGATTTCGAGATCAAGCGTTTGAACTACTCACCCGAGATTTGCGATCAACTCGCCGAGATCCTTGTGGAAGTTGTTGCGAATAATGGCTCGGTGACGTTCCTGCATCCTCTGCCCTTGCAGCAAGCCCGCACCTTCTGGGAAAATTCCTTCCGGGCGGCGGAACGCCAGGAGCGAATTATCCTCGCAGCCTGTGATAGAGGGAAGATTCTGGGCACCGTTACATTGCAGCTCGACTGCGCCCCCAATCAACCGCACCGGGGTGAGATTGCCAAGATGATGACCCTCCCCATCTGTCGGGGTCGGGGGATCGCCAAAGCTCTCCTTTTAGAAGCCGAGAAGCTTGCACGGGAACATCAAAAGACCTTGCTAGTCCTCGACACTGCGGCCGATGGCGGAGCATCCGGACTCTACGAAAAAGTGGGCTATATTCTGGCCGGTTCGATTCCCGATTTTGCCTTAAAACCGCTCGGCGGCTACACGGCCACCAAGATCTACTGGAAAAAGCTCGATTGA
- a CDS encoding helix-turn-helix domain-containing protein: MATKIDDTSVLIAQRIRLERTVRGWSLKDLADKSGVAKATISKIEREEMSPSAVILVRLAGAFDLTLAGLLIRAEGNGERLSKVKRQPTWRDPETGYLRTQVFCQADNPLELVKVELPARKKIVFPPSSYARIRQVIWVIKGRLVIDEASTRHELAVGDCLGFGPPSEVTIANESEKPCTYLVAVSRS, encoded by the coding sequence ATGGCTACTAAAATAGACGATACCAGTGTCCTGATCGCCCAGCGAATTCGCCTGGAACGAACCGTGAGAGGCTGGTCCCTGAAAGATCTCGCCGACAAGTCCGGTGTGGCCAAGGCCACCATCAGCAAAATTGAACGGGAAGAAATGAGCCCCAGTGCGGTGATCCTGGTTCGACTGGCTGGGGCGTTTGATCTCACACTGGCCGGGTTGCTGATTCGAGCGGAAGGAAACGGCGAACGACTCAGCAAAGTGAAGCGCCAGCCGACTTGGAGGGATCCGGAAACCGGTTATCTGCGCACGCAAGTCTTCTGCCAAGCCGATAATCCGCTGGAGCTGGTAAAAGTGGAATTGCCCGCTCGAAAAAAAATTGTTTTCCCGCCCTCTTCCTATGCCCGAATCCGACAGGTGATCTGGGTGATCAAAGGCCGACTGGTGATCGACGAAGCGAGCACACGCCATGAACTCGCGGTAGGCGATTGTCTAGGTTTTGGACCACCTTCGGAAGTCACGATCGCCAATGAGAGCGAAAAACCTTGCACCTATTTGGTGGCCGTGTCACGGAGTTGA